The genomic interval TAAAGGCGAAGAGATTCCGTACGGAGTCTTTTACGTTCCTAGAAATAGCGAAGGTCTAGAACTGGAGGAATTCCATTTGGAATTCGCTCCGGAAGCGACTCATTGTAAAATTAAAGCCGCGAACCTTCGCGTTCCTAAGCATCATTTATTTCTTCCGGACTATTCTAAATTCGGTCCGGACGTGCATCTTTCGGAAATGCTTTCCGCGGCAGTGCTGTTTTGCGGAGCGATTCGTAAAATCGTAAGCGATTTAGGAGGGCGTCCGGAATGCCGGGAATGGTCCTCTACACTTGGTCAGCTTTGGGATCTGAGCGGATTGCTATTTTCAAAATGCTTGGAGCTGTCCGAGAAAAAAGATAGGAACCCCGCTTATAAGATCGAAGAAGACCACCCTTACGGTTATGAAACGGTTTTGGACGTATCGGGAAAACTTCTGGATTCTCTGCCTTTCTTTGATCGAAAAAAGGAGTATCCGGATTTCGAATTATTTTTCTCCTTTCATCCTGCAAGAAGTCCGGTCTATTTAAAGAATAGAATTAGGCAATCGAGAGAATGGAGGAAGTTCGGGGTTCGCTAGTGCGAATGGTGCTCGTCAGGATGATCGTGATTATGATGAACGTGTCCCCAATCTTCCGGTTCCATTTCGTGAAGAGTTTTGGCCAAAATTCCATCTAGCTGTTTCGTCGTTTTTAAATCTTCCAATTGCAGATATATCTGTTCGAATTTCCATTCTTCCCGGAGCAAAGAGTAGGCATCCGTCAAAATCTTTTTGGTATCCGATCCTGCTTTGATTCGTAAGCGGAATGCGCATGCATGAATTCCTTTGGTGAGGCTCCAACTATGGGAGGAAAGGATGGTTTCGACTCCTTTCAGATCTAGAATATCTTTTTGCAGATGATCCCATTCGTCCGGATTGGGAGAAGCTTCCAACAAAATCGATAGACTTTCCTTTAGAATAGATCCTGCGGATTTAAGAATCAAGAAAGATAACAGTACGCTGATTAACGGATCGATCCAATTCCAATGGGTGTACCGAATTAGAATCGCTCCGATTACCACAGCCACTGTGGCCAATAGATCGCTAAGGACGTGTAGATATGCGGAGCGAAGATTGATATTGTCGCCCACTATGCGTCTTAAGATCCAGACGGAGATTAAGTTCAAGACGACCGTGCCCAAACTGAATGCGAGCATTAAGTCCGGCACCACTTTATGCCCGGATTTGATTCTCTCCCAAGCCTCGATTAATATGTAGGCGGAAATTCCGAATATCAGGAGCGAATTTAAGAACGCGGTCAGTACTTCCACCCGAAAGTATCCGAAGTTCATTCTATGATTCGGTTTTCGATCGGCAATCAGGACTGCAGTAAGACTTAGTAAAAATGCGAACGAATCGGAAATGACATGCCCTGCATCCGCGAGTAGAGCCAGACTATGACTTTGTGCCGAACCCCAAATTTCCCAAGCGAAAATTCCCAGAGAAAGCAGCAGGGCTATCAGTAGGGAGCCGACGGTACCTTTTCTTCTAGGCCGAAGAATCGTTTGGTTTAAAAAAGGATCGACCGGAGTTGCAGTACGATCCCGAATTCGTTTCGAGTTTGCGGATTTGATCATTCTAGCCGACAAACTTTATTTGCGGGGAATAACGACGATATCAACGCGACGATTTATGGCCTTATTCTCGGGCGTGTCATTTGAAACCAACGGCGCATATTCCCCGTAGCCTGCGGCGGAAAAATTTCGGGGATCCAGATTTTTAGCTTCCAGAAGAAAGCGAAGAACCGAAAGCGCTCTCTCCGTGGAAAGCTGCCAATTATCCTGAAATTTTTTGGTCCGTATCGGAACGTTGTCGGTATGACCTTCCACCGTAATAATATTTCCGGGGTAATTCACTAGAATATCCTTCACTTTGTCCAGGGCAGGCAGAATCTGTTTTTTTAGATCAGCCGATCCTGAGTCGAACGAGATTTGGTCGTCTACGTTGATGATTAATCGGCCCTGGAAACGTTTTACCCGAATTTGGCCTTTCGAAATTTCCCCTTTAAGTTTTTCTTCCAATTCGTCGGCCTGTTTTGCCAGTCGTTCGTTTTCC from Leptospira fainei serovar Hurstbridge str. BUT 6 carries:
- a CDS encoding cation diffusion facilitator family transporter, coding for MIKSANSKRIRDRTATPVDPFLNQTILRPRRKGTVGSLLIALLLSLGIFAWEIWGSAQSHSLALLADAGHVISDSFAFLLSLTAVLIADRKPNHRMNFGYFRVEVLTAFLNSLLIFGISAYILIEAWERIKSGHKVVPDLMLAFSLGTVVLNLISVWILRRIVGDNINLRSAYLHVLSDLLATVAVVIGAILIRYTHWNWIDPLISVLLSFLILKSAGSILKESLSILLEASPNPDEWDHLQKDILDLKGVETILSSHSWSLTKGIHACAFRLRIKAGSDTKKILTDAYSLLREEWKFEQIYLQLEDLKTTKQLDGILAKTLHEMEPEDWGHVHHNHDHPDEHHSH
- a CDS encoding acyl-CoA dehydrogenase family protein — protein: MQELSEKLFSFPKTEFRSVYKLSLPEIFKAGLFTALSKGGFKEFHEKLILLPSLPHGIGVGVGIMAQTNVAGRILRLLSGVEPGLEAEEGTRELARTILNRLSQGLGILGLGVSEPGWMGKISNLKSIAKRLPDGSFELTFSKGFVTNGADAEGFLVVAKGEEIPYGVFYVPRNSEGLELEEFHLEFAPEATHCKIKAANLRVPKHHLFLPDYSKFGPDVHLSEMLSAAVLFCGAIRKIVSDLGGRPECREWSSTLGQLWDLSGLLFSKCLELSEKKDRNPAYKIEEDHPYGYETVLDVSGKLLDSLPFFDRKKEYPDFELFFSFHPARSPVYLKNRIRQSREWRKFGVR